In the Helicoverpa armigera isolate CAAS_96S chromosome 15, ASM3070526v1, whole genome shotgun sequence genome, one interval contains:
- the LOC110382262 gene encoding probable Ufm1-specific protease 1, with protein MSSLLTNIHECAGISKDSGKTYLISGNYKYYHYLCDGFDDRGWGCGYRTLQTICSWMSDNQDCNVKVPSIREIQEILVQLEDKPPSFVGSRQWIGSFEVCLVIDKLYDIPCKIIHVNHGDDLKTVVDALVSHFEKFGSPLMMGGDVDASSKGIVGIHLGKSGASLLVVDPHYVGKEQSREFLFNKGWVKWQRLSDFLSSSFYNICLPQVKAKCKSS; from the exons ATGTCAAGTTTGTTGACAAACATCCACGAATGTGCCGGGATCTCGAAGGATTCTgggaaaacttatttaatttctgGAAATTACAAGTATTATCATTATCTTTGCGATGGTTTTGATGACAGA GGTTGGGGTTGCGGCTACAGAACTTTACAAACGATTTGCTCCTGGATGAGTGATAATCAAGACTGTAACGTTAAAGTCCCGTCCATAAGAGAGATTCAAGAGATATTGGTACAATTAGAAGATAAACCTCCATCATTTGTAGGTTCTAGGCAATGGATTGGTAGTTTTGAG GTATGCCTAGTAATAGACAAACTATATGACATTCCATGCAAGATAATACACGTAAATCACGGAGATGACTTGAAGACTGTAGTGGATGCTCTGGTATCACACTTTGAGAAGTTCGGCAGTCCTCTGATGATGGGCGGAGATGTGGATGCTTCCTCCAAAGGGATTGTGGGCATTCATTTGGGGAAGAGTGGTGCTAGTTTATTAGTTGTG GATCCACATTATGTAGGCAAGGAGCAGTCAAGAGAGTTTCTCTTCAACAAAGGCTGGGTGAAGTGGCAGCGTCTATCTGATTTCCTAAGTAGCTCAttctataatatttgtttacctCAAGTCAAGGCCAAATGCAAATCTAGTTAG